A window from Mus caroli chromosome 2, CAROLI_EIJ_v1.1, whole genome shotgun sequence encodes these proteins:
- the LOC110290231 gene encoding olfactory receptor 1013 has translation MDQNNNNTVSEFIMLGFTTDPVMQKVLFAVFLVVYTLTLLGNSSLIMLILNDSRLHTPMYFFIGNLSFLDLGLSSVYTPKILEICISEDKSISFAGCVAQFFFSAALDYTECYLLAAMAYDRYVAISKPLLYSQAMSLKLCVCFVAASYVGGFINSVIITKDTFALTFCSDNVIDDFFCDIPPLVKLACGKKKSFQSVLFFLLTSNVIIPIVFILATYLFIIATILRIRSTQGRLKAFSTCSSHLISVTMYYGSILYIYARPRSSYSLDRDKIVSTFYTVVFPMLNPLIYSLRNKDVKEALNKLLK, from the coding sequence ATGgatcagaataataataataccgTTAGTGAGTTCATCATGTTGGGATTCACAACAGATCCTGTGATGCAGAAGGTCCTGTTTGCAGTGTTTCTTGTTGTGTACACATTGACTTTGCTGGGAAATAGCTCCCTCATTATGTTAATTCTCAATGACTCTAggctccacacacccatgtatttTTTCATTGGAAACCTATCATTCCTGGACCTTGGATTGTCTTCTGTTTACACACCAAAGATCCTAGAAATCTGCATCTCAGAAGACAAGAGCATCTCCTTCGCTGGTTGTGTGGCTCAGTTCTTCTTCTCAGCTGCACTGGACTATACTGAATGTTACCTTTTGGCTGCCATGgcttatgaccgctatgtggctatTTCAAAGCCACTGCTTTATTCCCAAGCCATGTCcttaaagctgtgtgtgtgttttgtggcaGCCTCATATGTGGGTGGTTTTATTAACTCTGTGATCATTACCAAAGACACATTTGCCTTGACTTTCTGCAGTGATAATGTAATTGATGACTTTTTCTGTGATATTCCACCCCTGGTGAAGCTCGCATGTGGCAAAAAGAAGAGCTTTCAGTCTGTTTTATTCTTCCTCTTGACTTCCAATGTCATCATCCCCATTGTGTTCATCCTGGCCACCTATCTCTTCATCATTGCCACAATCTTGAGGATCCGTTCCACTCAGGGCCGCCTaaaggccttctccacctgctcCTCCCATCTCATCTCTGTGACAATGTACTATGGCTCCATTCTTTACATCTATGCTAGGCCTCGGTCCAGCTACTCTTTAGATAGAGACAAAATTGTTTCAACCTTTTACACAGTGGTTTTCCCCATGTTGAATCCCCTAATCTATAGTCTTAGGAATAAGGATGTGAAAGAGGCTCTGAATAAACTCCTCAAGTAA